A region from the Spirochaetota bacterium genome encodes:
- a CDS encoding energy transducer TonB, with amino-acid sequence MKIGDENIRLIIGFGISVIFHFVLFFPFAGGNSIAGRIFSIERPQKTADDKEETVLLSTDAPKEMIPDKRTPFVSDRNTMSTGKRTKSTGYNIYARDNTKVFLSPHDRDQEARPDLIVETLRGEKGTEPRGEKVEKKDPGDITVGKQKGDTAAVLVEPGQEEMHARRMPFVYDENEEIKVGFSLDDGKLVLGSRMMPYAGYCIEFVNSVRESFFKSLSLAAIMNLRKTDEVEILFSIDGSGKIEFVSVSKPSLRQQENFQIQCIQAVMYAAPVSPPPYELMRDEGREGKLYIPFTFKIKEIQ; translated from the coding sequence ATGAAAATCGGGGATGAAAATATCCGGCTTATCATCGGTTTCGGCATATCGGTGATATTCCATTTCGTGCTGTTCTTTCCGTTCGCCGGGGGCAACAGTATTGCCGGGCGCATCTTTTCTATTGAGCGGCCGCAGAAAACAGCGGACGACAAAGAAGAGACCGTGCTCCTTTCCACCGATGCGCCGAAAGAGATGATACCTGACAAGAGAACACCGTTCGTGAGCGACAGGAACACCATGTCAACGGGGAAGCGAACGAAGAGCACCGGCTACAATATATATGCGCGGGATAATACAAAGGTATTCCTGTCGCCGCATGATCGTGACCAGGAAGCCCGCCCTGACCTTATCGTAGAAACGCTTCGCGGGGAAAAAGGGACCGAGCCGCGCGGGGAGAAAGTAGAAAAAAAGGATCCGGGTGATATCACGGTCGGCAAACAGAAAGGGGATACCGCGGCGGTCCTCGTAGAGCCGGGTCAGGAAGAGATGCATGCCCGGCGTATGCCGTTCGTGTATGATGAGAACGAAGAGATAAAGGTCGGCTTCTCGCTCGATGACGGGAAGCTCGTGCTCGGCAGCAGAATGATGCCGTATGCGGGATATTGCATCGAGTTCGTGAACAGTGTACGCGAATCGTTCTTTAAATCGTTATCCCTTGCGGCGATAATGAACCTGCGGAAAACCGACGAGGTGGAGATCCTTTTCTCCATTGACGGCAGCGGGAAGATAGAATTCGTTTCGGTCTCGAAACCGTCACTGCGGCAGCAGGAGAATTTCCAGATACAGTGCATACAGGCGGTGATGTATGCGGCGCCGGTATCGCCCCCGCCGTATGAACTTATGCGTGATGAAGGCCGAGAAGGAAAGCTCTATATTCCGTTCACGTTCAAGATAAAAGAGATACAATAA
- a CDS encoding sigma-70 family RNA polymerase sigma factor — MDNDSSLKDIVLRYQVSRSRDLLAALQMALASYIYHYPRKVFHRDHDAASVFYLYVFERLETVVLKFEDHGYRFTTWFTAVLRNLYLNHLRTRSDDASDRSLPLSENTADSVHGMPEDIARHECSEQDTRRDNILARLKDRFSVRDSLLFQMHFLELFKESIVIPLADHLSLSVHGALSVIERARRTYRKRYLRLLSLQDTYTRICSRVKKEDAPSRSLLARKNGLALRMEQIQLTVPFRHIARVFSVTLNLVSKVITKIRSFLRTRTSREAA, encoded by the coding sequence ATGGATAATGATTCGTCTCTCAAGGATATCGTTCTTCGGTATCAGGTAAGCCGTTCCCGCGATCTGCTTGCGGCGCTGCAAATGGCGCTCGCATCGTATATCTATCATTACCCGCGGAAAGTGTTCCATCGCGATCATGACGCTGCATCGGTGTTCTATCTCTATGTCTTTGAGCGCTTGGAGACCGTCGTATTGAAATTCGAGGACCATGGGTACCGTTTCACAACGTGGTTCACCGCAGTGCTGAGGAATCTGTATCTGAACCATCTGCGCACGCGCTCGGACGATGCTTCTGACAGGTCGCTGCCGCTCTCTGAAAATACCGCCGACAGCGTTCATGGCATGCCCGAGGATATTGCCCGGCATGAATGTTCGGAACAGGACACTCGCAGGGATAATATTCTTGCACGATTGAAGGACCGTTTCTCTGTTCGTGATTCGCTGCTGTTCCAGATGCATTTCCTTGAACTGTTCAAGGAAAGTATCGTGATCCCGCTTGCAGATCATCTTTCCCTGTCCGTGCACGGTGCACTGTCCGTCATTGAACGCGCTCGCCGCACATACCGCAAGCGCTATCTGCGGCTGCTTTCCCTGCAGGATACCTACACGCGCATATGCTCACGGGTAAAAAAAGAAGATGCGCCATCACGATCACTGCTTGCACGAAAGAACGGTCTTGCGCTTCGTATGGAACAGATACAGCTGACCGTTCCATTCCGCCATATCGCACGCGTGTTCTCGGTCACGCTCAACCTCGTATCGAAGGTCATCACTAAAATCCGTTCGTTCCTGCGTACACGAACATCACGGGAGGCGGCATGA
- a CDS encoding ribonuclease J codes for MDDAASRIRIVPLGGLKEIGKNMLVIEYNDDVIVIDAGLMFPKNDMFGVDYVIPDISYLRDKKILALILTHGHEDHIGAVAHIIETLDAPVYGTRLTLAFLREKLMDAHIDLEKMKFTEVHPRDVITLSNLEIEFIHVNHSIVDSVALAIKTPLGTIIHTGDFKIDLEPIDGKPIDLYKFAEYGERGVLLLLSDSTNVENSGFTRSESIVNKELEHFLAINSGMIIVATFASSIHRIQQLVSAAHKNSKFVTFSGRSLLRYTEIARSLGHLHFPDSTVIPIEDISKYPREKVICITTGSQGEPYSSLSLIAQDAHRHVKIRSGDVVLLSARIIPGNEVSVNSLVNHLYGKGAVVIDEDDYHIHSSGHASSEELKLIYRLVKPRYFVPIHGENRHLIRHVRTIEPLADKRESIFLMFNGDVLEITPNGAAVIDNLDLINVYVDGKGVGDISELVIKDRQKLAANGVVFVSASINKENNSVSVNADIVSRGFIFYDGKTNALVEKGKDIVVETIENLVKKGKVKSSILQYETKYMLQRFFFKEIERQPLVVVTINESKFSE; via the coding sequence TTGGATGACGCTGCTTCCCGAATACGTATCGTGCCGCTCGGCGGACTGAAAGAGATCGGCAAGAACATGCTCGTCATCGAGTACAACGATGACGTCATTGTTATCGACGCAGGTCTCATGTTCCCGAAGAACGACATGTTCGGCGTCGATTATGTCATTCCTGATATTTCCTATCTGCGCGATAAAAAGATCCTCGCGCTCATACTTACGCACGGGCACGAAGACCATATCGGTGCGGTAGCCCATATCATAGAAACGCTCGATGCCCCTGTCTATGGTACGCGCCTGACGCTTGCTTTTCTCAGGGAAAAGCTCATGGATGCGCATATCGACCTTGAAAAAATGAAATTCACCGAAGTACATCCCCGAGATGTGATAACACTTTCGAATTTAGAAATTGAATTCATCCATGTCAATCACAGCATTGTCGACAGTGTCGCTCTTGCCATAAAAACACCGCTCGGCACGATCATACACACCGGCGATTTCAAGATCGATCTCGAGCCCATTGACGGCAAACCCATCGATCTCTATAAATTCGCTGAATACGGTGAACGCGGCGTCCTTCTGCTCCTGAGCGACAGCACGAACGTTGAGAATTCGGGCTTCACGAGAAGTGAAAGCATCGTGAACAAAGAGCTCGAACATTTTCTTGCTATCAATTCCGGCATGATAATCGTGGCAACGTTCGCATCAAGCATTCACCGTATACAACAGCTCGTATCGGCCGCGCATAAAAATTCAAAATTCGTCACGTTTTCCGGACGCAGTCTGCTTCGGTATACCGAAATAGCCCGTTCGCTCGGACACTTGCATTTCCCTGACAGCACGGTCATCCCGATCGAGGATATCTCGAAATATCCCCGTGAAAAGGTTATCTGCATCACTACCGGAAGTCAGGGAGAACCGTATTCATCCCTTTCGCTTATCGCACAGGATGCTCACCGGCATGTAAAGATACGCAGCGGGGACGTTGTTCTTCTTTCTGCACGGATCATTCCCGGCAATGAGGTCTCCGTTAATTCGCTGGTGAATCATCTCTACGGCAAAGGTGCTGTCGTTATTGACGAAGATGATTATCATATCCATTCATCGGGACATGCGTCGAGTGAAGAATTAAAATTGATATACCGCCTCGTGAAGCCGCGCTATTTTGTCCCTATTCACGGGGAGAATCGTCATCTCATACGGCATGTCCGTACGATTGAACCTCTTGCTGATAAGAGGGAATCGATATTCCTCATGTTCAACGGCGATGTTCTTGAAATTACGCCGAATGGCGCGGCCGTCATTGATAATCTTGACCTTATCAACGTGTATGTCGATGGTAAAGGGGTCGGCGACATCAGTGAGCTGGTGATAAAGGACAGGCAGAAATTGGCCGCAAATGGGGTCGTTTTTGTATCCGCTTCGATAAATAAGGAGAATAATTCCGTTTCAGTGAATGCTGATATTGTCAGTCGCGGGTTCATTTTTTATGACGGTAAAACGAACGCCCTCGTCGAAAAAGGGAAGGATATCGTCGTAGAAACTATCGAAAATCTTGTGAAAAAAGGGAAAGTGAAATCCTCTATCCTGCAATATGAGACAAAATACATGCTGCAGCGTTTTTTCTTTAAAGAGATAGAACGCCAGCCCCTTGTTGTTGTAACCATAAATGAAAGCAAATTCAGCGAATGA
- the ispE gene encoding 4-(cytidine 5'-diphospho)-2-C-methyl-D-erythritol kinase, which produces MKISIEAPCKINLFLDIIEKRPDGYHAIETAFHTIGLCDRISLKDAERTTLSVSGRYAALTGDPENNLIMKVYRFFSEEYDFDRPLAIDLEKNVPVGAGLGGGSSDAAHIIMALDRIGTLGLDAATMSAIAVRFGADVPFFINGGFAWGSGIGEVLTPYPNRLSGYAVIAYPRIAIATKDAYQMMSPADFNRGNMAAFQASLNGPVDKIDKMCYNIFQEVLLKGNDELARAKKAMERTASAEAHLSGSGSAFFFLFDTRRKATLVHHALTDGCANIDVFLAPLA; this is translated from the coding sequence ATGAAGATCAGCATTGAAGCACCCTGCAAGATAAATCTCTTTCTTGACATAATTGAGAAGCGCCCCGATGGGTATCATGCCATAGAAACCGCTTTCCATACTATCGGGCTATGCGACCGCATATCACTGAAGGATGCTGAAAGAACGACGCTTTCCGTTTCAGGGCGTTACGCCGCATTGACCGGGGACCCCGAGAACAACCTGATCATGAAGGTATATCGGTTTTTTTCAGAGGAGTACGACTTTGACCGCCCGCTCGCTATCGATCTGGAGAAGAACGTACCGGTCGGTGCCGGGCTCGGCGGCGGATCATCCGATGCCGCGCATATCATCATGGCGTTGGATCGCATCGGCACTCTCGGTCTCGATGCCGCTACGATGTCCGCTATCGCCGTGCGTTTCGGCGCCGATGTACCGTTCTTCATCAACGGCGGTTTTGCCTGGGGAAGCGGTATCGGCGAGGTTCTGACGCCGTATCCGAACAGACTTTCCGGGTATGCGGTGATAGCGTATCCACGCATCGCGATCGCCACAAAGGATGCATACCAAATGATGTCCCCGGCTGATTTTAACCGAGGGAACATGGCTGCATTTCAAGCATCGTTGAACGGCCCGGTGGACAAAATCGATAAAATGTGCTATAATATATTCCAAGAAGTTCTCCTTAAAGGGAACGATGAGCTTGCGCGAGCGAAGAAGGCCATGGAGCGGACGGCATCCGCTGAGGCACATCTGAGCGGTTCGGGTTCAGCGTTCTTTTTCCTGTTCGACACTCGCCGGAAGGCAACCCTTGTTCATCACGCATTGACGGACGGATGTGCGAACATTGATGTGTTCCTCGCGCCGCTTGCGTGA
- the spoVG gene encoding septation regulator SpoVG: MQVTEVRIKKVDGEGRLKAYASVTFDDVFVIHNVKIIEGTRGIFVAMPSRRVGNGEYKDVVHPLTTTFRNTIQESVISAYGKDDGTFEQ, from the coding sequence ATGCAGGTCACCGAAGTTCGCATCAAAAAGGTCGATGGTGAGGGCCGACTGAAGGCGTATGCCTCAGTGACGTTCGACGATGTATTCGTCATCCACAATGTAAAGATCATCGAAGGGACGCGCGGCATTTTCGTCGCTATGCCGAGCCGCCGTGTCGGGAACGGCGAGTATAAGGATGTCGTTCATCCATTGACCACGACGTTCCGAAATACGATACAGGAATCCGTCATTAGCGCGTACGGCAAGGATGACGGGACATTCGAGCAATAA
- a CDS encoding DsrE/DsrF/DrsH-like family protein → MAEGKIKKVSIVVSKGSIEGVYPGLIMANGARMEGIEANLFFTFFGLDAIVKARMGRIAVSTVGNPGMYFPPKGGIRVPTLMGMLPGMQAFATWFFRKKMDKLDIPPVPEFVEMCHDAGVRFYACKATVDMFGYKKEDFCPQVEAIINVGTFYEKAAGGEIIFT, encoded by the coding sequence ATGGCTGAAGGAAAGATCAAAAAGGTCTCGATAGTCGTTTCAAAAGGCTCGATAGAGGGTGTGTACCCGGGACTTATCATGGCGAACGGCGCCCGTATGGAAGGGATAGAAGCGAATTTGTTCTTCACCTTTTTCGGACTTGACGCCATTGTGAAAGCGCGCATGGGTCGTATCGCCGTATCCACCGTGGGAAATCCCGGTATGTATTTTCCGCCGAAGGGCGGTATCCGCGTACCGACACTGATGGGAATGCTCCCCGGCATGCAGGCGTTCGCAACGTGGTTCTTCCGGAAAAAAATGGACAAGCTCGATATACCCCCCGTGCCGGAATTCGTCGAAATGTGCCATGATGCCGGCGTCCGCTTCTACGCCTGCAAAGCGACGGTCGATATGTTCGGTTATAAGAAAGAGGATTTCTGCCCGCAGGTCGAGGCGATCATCAATGTCGGTACGTTCTATGAAAAAGCTGCCGGCGGCGAGATAATCTTCACCTGA
- a CDS encoding TusE/DsrC/DsvC family sulfur relay protein: MATKSIGGRTVNVDEEGFMTDPAEWSKEVGEAIAKEEGIALTDRHWNVITFMQAETKKNGEPPTIRAMNKSGVVTTKELYELFPGGPAKKAAKIAGLKKPAGCV, from the coding sequence ATGGCGACAAAATCTATCGGCGGACGCACGGTCAATGTCGATGAAGAAGGTTTCATGACCGATCCGGCGGAATGGAGCAAAGAGGTAGGGGAAGCGATAGCAAAGGAAGAAGGCATCGCACTCACGGACAGGCATTGGAACGTGATCACGTTCATGCAGGCGGAAACGAAAAAGAACGGAGAACCTCCCACGATACGTGCCATGAATAAAAGCGGTGTTGTTACGACAAAAGAACTGTATGAATTGTTCCCGGGCGGACCGGCGAAAAAGGCGGCAAAGATAGCCGGGCTTAAAAAACCGGCCGGCTGTGTCTGA
- a CDS encoding FAD/NAD(P)-binding oxidoreductase, producing MKHMLILGAGTGGTIMANLLAKHLPPAAWDLTVIDGDMDHYYQPGFLFVPFGMYTKEQVRRPKADYLPRRAQFIAENAVFIDAKAQQITLAGGQTLPYDVLVIASGCTIAMDETPGMLDGYGKTIFDFYTYEGALSLASVLPSFTGGSIVMHVNEMPIKCPIAPLEFIFLADWYFSRKKIRNDVRITFVTPLSGAFTKPIAAKMLGSLIEKKHIDIVADFGTERIDADAKKLIGYNGREIPYDMLVTVPTNKGSEVIERSGLGDDLRFVPTDNNTLVSKQFPNVFVIGDATNVPASKAGSVVHFEAETVLENILHFITGVPLAPSFDGHANCFIETGYGKGILIDFNYEQEPVPGLFPLPIGPLTLLSESPLNHFGKLAFEWIYWNMLLKGIPIPFIPRRMSRAGKQFPAVQK from the coding sequence ATGAAGCACATGCTTATTCTCGGCGCAGGCACCGGCGGCACCATCATGGCCAACCTGCTCGCGAAACATCTGCCACCCGCCGCTTGGGACTTGACCGTGATCGACGGCGACATGGATCATTACTATCAGCCTGGTTTTCTCTTCGTCCCCTTCGGCATGTACACGAAAGAACAGGTGCGCCGCCCAAAAGCGGATTATCTTCCCCGCCGCGCGCAATTCATCGCAGAGAACGCGGTATTCATCGATGCAAAGGCTCAGCAGATAACCCTCGCCGGGGGACAGACGCTGCCCTATGATGTCCTTGTCATTGCAAGCGGATGCACGATAGCAATGGATGAAACACCCGGCATGCTCGATGGCTACGGTAAAACCATCTTCGATTTCTATACGTATGAGGGCGCCCTTTCTCTTGCATCGGTGCTCCCTTCATTCACCGGCGGCAGCATCGTCATGCATGTGAATGAAATGCCGATAAAGTGCCCCATAGCCCCACTGGAATTCATCTTTCTCGCTGACTGGTATTTTTCCAGGAAGAAGATACGCAACGATGTGCGCATCACCTTCGTTACGCCCCTGTCGGGCGCCTTTACAAAGCCGATCGCAGCAAAAATGCTTGGTTCGCTCATCGAAAAGAAACATATCGATATCGTCGCGGATTTCGGTACGGAGCGTATCGATGCCGATGCGAAAAAGCTCATCGGCTATAACGGCCGTGAAATACCGTATGACATGCTCGTCACCGTTCCCACGAACAAAGGGAGCGAAGTGATCGAGCGCTCGGGGCTCGGCGATGATCTTCGTTTCGTCCCGACCGACAATAACACGCTCGTATCGAAGCAGTTCCCGAATGTTTTCGTCATTGGGGATGCGACCAATGTACCGGCATCGAAAGCGGGTTCGGTCGTTCATTTCGAGGCGGAAACCGTGCTCGAGAACATCCTGCATTTCATAACCGGTGTCCCTTTGGCACCGTCGTTCGACGGACACGCGAATTGCTTCATCGAAACGGGATACGGCAAGGGTATCCTTATCGATTTCAATTATGAGCAGGAACCGGTACCGGGCCTTTTCCCGCTGCCGATAGGTCCGCTCACGCTCCTTTCGGAAAGTCCGCTCAATCATTTCGGCAAGCTCGCGTTCGAATGGATATACTGGAATATGCTGCTGAAAGGCATTCCGATACCGTTCATACCGAGAAGAATGAGCCGGGCGGGAAAACAATTTCCGGCCGTGCAGAAATAA
- the argC gene encoding N-acetyl-gamma-glutamyl-phosphate reductase yields MKRSITAAIIGATGYGGVGAIEILVRHPNVTITSLHAVADVGKRIDEVYPHLTGVCDKVIQPADAPIKADVVFFATPDGVGMKEARTYVKAGSRIIDYSGDFRFNTPALYAQYAARIGKETTHAAEDLLASSVYGLAELHRDEIKNAAIVGNPGCFAVSAILGAAPAVKSGIIDTKTMIFDAKSGVSGAGKKVNPIYHYPHRYEEMNAYKIGKHQHVMEVERELSAAAGSDITVTFTAQVFPVVRGIMTSVYARLNEGVTYEKALDVFKSFYANEPFVTVYGEKESVGNRSVRGSNRCAVWVNVDRRTNTLIILSHIDNLLKGQAGSAVQNMNIMMGLPETEGLTFIGSYP; encoded by the coding sequence ATGAAGAGATCGATAACAGCGGCTATTATCGGTGCCACCGGGTACGGCGGCGTCGGCGCCATTGAGATACTCGTACGGCATCCGAACGTGACAATAACATCGCTCCATGCGGTCGCCGATGTGGGAAAACGCATCGATGAGGTATATCCGCATCTTACCGGTGTGTGCGACAAAGTGATACAGCCGGCCGATGCGCCGATAAAAGCAGATGTCGTTTTTTTCGCGACACCGGACGGCGTCGGGATGAAGGAAGCGCGTACGTATGTAAAGGCCGGCTCGCGTATCATCGATTACAGCGGTGATTTCCGGTTCAATACACCGGCATTATACGCGCAGTATGCGGCGCGCATCGGGAAAGAAACAACGCATGCGGCGGAAGATCTTCTCGCATCGAGCGTATACGGCCTTGCCGAACTGCATCGCGATGAGATAAAGAACGCCGCTATTGTCGGCAACCCCGGGTGTTTCGCGGTGAGCGCGATACTCGGTGCAGCCCCTGCGGTAAAAAGCGGCATCATCGACACGAAGACGATGATCTTTGACGCGAAAAGCGGTGTGTCCGGCGCGGGCAAGAAAGTGAACCCTATCTATCATTATCCGCATCGGTATGAGGAAATGAATGCCTATAAAATAGGTAAGCATCAGCACGTGATGGAAGTTGAACGGGAACTTTCTGCGGCAGCAGGGAGCGACATTACGGTAACATTCACCGCGCAGGTATTCCCCGTCGTCCGGGGCATCATGACGAGCGTATATGCGCGGCTGAACGAAGGCGTGACGTATGAGAAGGCGCTTGATGTATTTAAATCATTCTATGCGAACGAGCCGTTCGTGACCGTGTACGGCGAAAAAGAATCGGTCGGCAACCGTTCTGTGCGCGGGAGCAATCGCTGCGCCGTATGGGTCAATGTCGATCGGCGGACGAACACGCTCATCATCCTGTCGCACATAGACAATCTGCTCAAGGGGCAGGCGGGGAGCGCCGTACAGAACATGAACATCATGATGGGGCTGCCGGAGACCGAAGGGCTTACCTTCATCGGCTCCTATCCGTGA
- a CDS encoding AraC family transcriptional regulator: MNIASSIVRVIPRQTGLLTCGETWEVRETASCLFHRMKYIYGGTAFYESETTKAMGLKHGHLYLFPSNKPYHLFHDTRDRIHCLWFHITLDPDITNEYIEFPIQNGSIAFHLIQVLEKLVGSGSASVDSLSALVKELLVSCAPTAGFSFINDARVLKAVNAIHDNYAASLSLERLAGIVGVNKYYFVRLFRTAVGVAPMQYLLQYRIRCAKEMLNQDLPVKEVAKNTGFNDEKFFSKIFKKYESVSPRDFKKLRMNAP, translated from the coding sequence ATGAACATTGCATCGAGCATTGTCCGCGTCATTCCGCGTCAGACGGGGTTGTTGACCTGCGGGGAGACGTGGGAAGTGCGCGAGACGGCAAGCTGTCTGTTCCATCGCATGAAATACATATACGGCGGAACGGCGTTCTATGAGAGCGAGACGACGAAAGCGATGGGGCTCAAGCACGGGCATCTGTATCTCTTCCCGTCGAACAAGCCGTATCACCTGTTCCATGACACGCGCGACAGGATACACTGTCTGTGGTTCCACATCACGCTCGATCCGGATATCACGAACGAGTACATTGAATTCCCGATACAGAACGGGTCCATAGCCTTTCACCTGATACAAGTGCTCGAAAAACTCGTCGGTTCCGGTTCGGCATCCGTCGATTCCTTATCGGCGCTCGTGAAGGAGCTCCTTGTCTCATGTGCTCCGACCGCCGGGTTTTCATTCATCAATGACGCGCGCGTTCTCAAAGCGGTCAATGCCATCCATGATAATTATGCCGCATCGCTTTCGCTCGAACGTCTTGCGGGTATTGTCGGCGTGAACAAGTACTATTTTGTCCGGCTGTTCCGCACTGCGGTCGGTGTCGCCCCCATGCAATACCTGCTCCAGTACCGTATCCGCTGTGCGAAGGAAATGCTCAATCAGGACCTGCCGGTAAAAGAGGTGGCAAAGAACACCGGCTTTAACGATGAGAAATTCTTCAGCAAGATATTCAAGAAATATGAGTCGGTCTCACCTCGGGATTTCAAGAAGCTCAGGATGAACGCGCCGTAG
- a CDS encoding sulfatase-like hydrolase/transferase, whose translation MARKPNIVIIMTDQQRYDSIRANGNSSVHTPGLDALAASGVTFERAYANCPECVPARHEVISGLSALRTGVLSNAVGTLDPQTPTLMKVLRENGYHTQAIGKMHFKPTREHFGFHGMKLSEEGAKADGNDEHMEYLKRLGYVEHVPEVNGMRSHMYYIPQVSQLPKEHHSTHWIADESIKYIDEKARSNEPFFLFTSFIQPHPPFDAPTPYQYKYAPNEMQPPVMGKYDNAEHYNYWQIRQNLYKCNIQDPYFLKTMRAFYHGTVKFVDDMIGRIIDAIAKNGMREDTIIFFVSDHGESLGDHGCFGKRSWFEGPARIPYIFSRPGHIAAGVRNGTLAGHTDIMPTLLSLAGIGHDCHTDGIDLSRAMNDGAKVRDTLFGVLDFGPKNGSLHAVITDEWKYMFSTADGRRTLVNYRKDASECEHFEYDAAYSDIIGGCEAKLHEQYEKFGVADRYFSGKELIDLDLPIAREIRELYLHPENASNKGRIFQLPTWFPPAKAMASRISDFDRIF comes from the coding sequence ATGGCACGAAAGCCCAACATCGTCATTATAATGACCGATCAGCAGCGATACGATTCAATTCGTGCGAACGGCAATTCGAGCGTGCATACACCCGGTCTCGATGCGCTCGCTGCGAGCGGCGTTACCTTCGAACGGGCATACGCCAATTGCCCCGAGTGTGTGCCTGCGCGGCATGAGGTCATTTCCGGTTTGAGCGCACTGCGCACCGGCGTGCTCTCGAACGCAGTGGGGACGCTCGATCCCCAAACGCCGACGCTCATGAAGGTGCTCCGTGAGAACGGGTATCACACGCAGGCGATAGGCAAGATGCACTTTAAGCCCACACGCGAACATTTCGGTTTTCATGGTATGAAACTCTCCGAAGAAGGCGCGAAGGCCGACGGCAATGATGAGCATATGGAATATCTCAAGCGTCTGGGATATGTCGAGCATGTACCCGAAGTGAACGGCATGCGCAGTCATATGTATTACATCCCGCAGGTGTCACAGCTGCCGAAGGAACATCATTCGACGCATTGGATAGCCGATGAATCGATAAAATATATCGATGAGAAGGCGAGATCGAATGAGCCGTTCTTCCTCTTTACCTCGTTCATTCAGCCGCATCCGCCGTTCGACGCGCCGACGCCGTATCAGTACAAATATGCGCCCAATGAGATGCAGCCGCCCGTCATGGGAAAGTATGATAATGCGGAGCACTATAATTACTGGCAGATACGGCAGAACCTGTATAAGTGCAACATCCAGGACCCGTACTTCCTCAAGACGATGCGTGCGTTCTATCACGGCACGGTGAAATTCGTCGACGACATGATAGGGAGGATCATTGACGCGATTGCGAAGAACGGCATGCGGGAAGATACGATAATATTCTTTGTTTCAGATCACGGTGAGTCGCTGGGAGATCACGGCTGCTTCGGAAAGCGATCATGGTTCGAAGGTCCCGCGCGCATACCGTATATCTTTTCGCGCCCGGGGCATATCGCTGCCGGTGTTCGCAACGGCACGCTCGCGGGGCATACCGATATCATGCCCACGCTCCTGTCGCTCGCGGGTATCGGGCATGACTGTCACACCGACGGTATCGATCTGTCGCGTGCGATGAACGATGGCGCAAAGGTGCGCGATACGCTCTTCGGTGTACTGGATTTCGGACCGAAGAACGGGAGTCTTCATGCCGTCATTACCGATGAGTGGAAATATATGTTCTCGACGGCGGACGGCAGGCGGACACTCGTCAATTACAGGAAAGATGCTTCCGAGTGCGAACATTTCGAGTATGACGCGGCATACTCGGACATCATAGGCGGATGTGAAGCGAAGTTGCATGAACAGTACGAAAAGTTCGGTGTCGCCGACCGATATTTTTCCGGGAAGGAACTCATCGACCTCGATCTTCCCATCGCCAGAGAGATACGCGAGCTGTATCTGCATCCGGAGAACGCTTCGAACAAGGGGCGTATCTTCCAGCTGCCGACATGGTTCCCGCCCGCAAAGGCAATGGCTTCACGTATCTCCGACTTTGACCGTATCTTTTAG